The DNA region TTCAAGAGGAGCCGATTTCCTGCTAGTATGGTCCCCTCTCTGCTTCACAGGCTGGGGCCACTGATCATCACTCCACTTCACACTGGCCCGGAGCAAACATCCAGCCCTAATAGTCATTTTGCTTTCTAGCACTCCCTCTTTTGTCACCCAAGAGgctagatatatttttttttaacatctcagCATAACTGAACAGGGGCCAACCCTTTAGGAGGAGTTGAGGACAGAAGGGAGGACAGTTAAGGCCTTCTGTCCACTGCCACAGGCAGAAACAGCTGCAGAGGTGGCCTTGATGGAGTGTGGTCTCCCCCTTTGGTAATTCCAGggaaagttcaaggccacagGGTCCCCATGAGTGCCCATCTCCACTCTCTCCTCCCCGTCCATCTGCACACAGTATTAGGGCAGACTCTCAAAAGCTTCCCCCAAGCTGGCCCTACCACTCTCTGGCCCCAACTCCAGCCACACTGCTCCAGAATACAGGGCTCCGTCCTCAGAGCCCTCACACTTGCTATTCCGTCTGCCTTTAACAACATCTCTCCAAATGATATCACCCCTTTCTTCCTAGTCATTGTGACCTCAGCTCTTCAGAGTACTGCCCCTCCTCCCTGCACCCGGTACTTACACTGTCCTGAGTGTTGTGCCTGACTCCTCTCTATGCCCAAAGAGCCTTGAGAGGCAGGACCTCATCCATCTCACTCATAGCTGTGTCCTTACCACCTGGTAGGGCCTACAGCAAACATCAATAAGCAAGTCACCATGAATGAGAGCTCTCCAAAGGTTGTTGGCCATCCTGAGTCCTTGTGTCCTTAAAGACCCCAATGCCTTGGAGCTCAGGGAAGCAGCAGCTCTACCCTGTCCATTGGGAGAAGGAAACAGGCCTGAATCCTGGGCTGAGGGCCCAGCCAGCACTTTCCAACTCCAGACCCTGTAGTGCCACATGGCACTCAGCCAGCTTGTCCTGCCTGCCCAGGGTCCTGACACTGTGACCACTTTGGCAGGCAAGTGGAGGAGGCTGGTGGTGCTTGAGATCAGCTGTGGGCCATCCCCTTTCCTGCCCTTTAGATCCTGAGGGTTTCCAGACAAGAGAGGTTCCAGGGGAGTGGGGCTGTGAACCAGAGGCCAGTACTAGAGCTGATACCCCCTACCCTGCCACCAGTCCagggggaaggggtggggctGCCTGACCTAGATTTCTAAGAGCACCAGATGTGTCTTCAGGAAGCTGCCTCTTACCCTGTGACCTGTCTGGCCTCGTGCCGTCTGCTTAGGCAGAACAGCCTGAACCAGTCTGTGTGGTTGAGAGAGGCCACAGAGGGAAAGGGCCTGCAAATAAACAAGACCTTCTTGGAAGCTCCTCTGAGCCTCCCCCAAACCTGGTCACTCTGCCAATATAGGGAGGGTCACAGGCAAGTGCTGGGTGAACCCCACCCCAAAGTGTGATTGCATGTCAACAGCAGGCCTTACTGTCCCAATATGGTCCATGGGAGCTGGGCCTGAgctgctgaatcagaatctgcaccAACTTGACCTTTGAGGCTCTGTTTGCATGTGATATGTGAGAACCGGCCCAGAGAGGACACACTGCATTGGGGAAACAGATGGTGGGGTTTCAACAGCAAGCTTGGTGGGCTGGGAGTAGCTTTTTCCAACCCCAAAGTCACCACTTGTAGCTGACAGGGACCCCACTCTAAGAGAAGTCAAAGAGGCACTGGGGAAAGACTGACACACAGGAATCTGCAGGAGTCTGTCTTAAAGGCCCTGCAGCTCCTGCCAGTGTCTGGATCAGGTATCAGGAGGTTGGCATTAAATTTTCAGGCTCACTTCACTCTGAGCAAGGCTAGTAGCTGCACTCggggctcagtttcctcattagaTGGCACCACCTCCAGTGGCCAGAGAGGAGAATGCATGGGAGAGAGGTAGAGCCAGACAAATGGCTCCTTGTTTCCTTTAGTCCAACCATTGAGATAATCTACACCAAAGTTTACAGAGCTATGGGCACCGGGCCACGGTCACAGCACCCAGATGGGTCTGTGTCCTTGGAGAACTCACCGGGGCAAAGTGTAGTGTGAATGTCTGTCTCTACAGGGCTGCAAGCATTCCCAGGGTGCCCAGCGAGGTAGACAGTTGTTGATTTTTGCCACCCACCCCCAGCATTGTTTTAGCCCCCAATTGAGCCATGTCTGAAACAAGGCCTTTGCAATCACGTAAGTCAGTAAACCTTTTTATTAGTAAGTCAGTCTGGAAAGGGTTTCCGTCATTGCAATGGAAGAATTCTAACAGAAAACACTAATTTCATTGGCTGCAGGGAGAGATGGGGACAGGATATAAAgaactggaaggaaggaagacaggcagAGTCCTTATCAGGCTGCCCTAGGCAGCAGTTCTCTTGCCTGGCTTAGGTGAGTACCCACACCTGGACTGGCAGGGCCAGGTGGGCACCAGCATGCTGGTGGGCAGGCCTTGGTTTCCTGAAGGCATTCCTTAGATTCATGCTCTTCCTTGGGGTAGGCTTGTCCAAGGGTGTTAGGGTGAGGTTCTGCAGCTCAGGCCTTAGTGCAGTGGACCCTCACTATCATCCTGTTTTCCCTTTGTGTTCTTTATCCCTCTCTGGTCCCTAAATGTCTGGGGCACTCCAGGTGATATAAATTCAAGGGATTGTCCGAAGCTGCAGCTGTAGCACGTAGAGTTGAAAATGGCATTTATTCCTAAGAGGTCTAAGTGTTCTGGGGCTTGTTAAATGGAAAGTAGAACTGAGTGGGCCTAAGGGAATGCCAATGTCCAGCAAAAAGGCACTGGGAATCCCGAGGGAAAGAGCCATCCCTACCTCTGCCCACCATGGGGCAAGGGCCCAGGGTGCCAGGCAGCTCAGGAACTGACCTCTTAGGGGTctgagcaatggagctggcttgGATGCAAAAGTTCTGCAGGCCAGGGTCAGCTGTGGAAGGCTGACCAGGAGACACCTGAAGTGTAGAACTCCACGTGGCTGGGCCAGTCACCATCCCTACTGCCCTCCCTGTCCTCATCGGAGTCATCGTCATCTCCACTGGATGCTCCACAGAAAGCCCCACCCAGGTGGGCCAGCTGTCCTGGGGAGCCCCTGTCCTGTTCTGCCTCTTCTTCCTTCCGCTTCTGGGCAGCCAGCTCTCGGTAGCAGAGGCTGCAGACCCGAAGCGGCTTAGGTGAGAGGCGTGGTAGCAGGAAGCGCTCTCGGGAGCACTCAGCACAGACCACGAAGCCACACTTGCGGCAGTGGTGGCGCCGGGTTAGGGCCGAGAAGCGTGTCTGTGTGCAGCGCATGCAGATGTCCGTGGCCTTGTCAGGGATCCAGGGTGCTGCATGCTCTGTGGTGGGCTGGCGGCCTGTGGCCAGCAGCTGCCGCCGCACACACTCCTCAATGTGACTGATCCACTCCTGGCGCTCTGTAGTGGAGGCAGCTGACACCACAAAGGACTTCTTGGCTGTCTTGATCATCCAGCGGTTCTTGGCCTGCAGGGTCTCTGGCAGTGGCTCCAACGTCACCTCCTCCAGTGGAATAATATGCTGGCTGCGGTACTTGCGCTTGTTGAGCACGATGCTGCCATACACCAGGATGTCattgaagaggaagaagatgcGTGGTTTGGCCTTCTTGCGGCACTCCTTGGTCAGCACGCCCTCACCTAGCAGCACCCGGCCTGGCAGGGCCAGTGGCTGCCCTGATGTCCCAAAGCAGCTCTCCACTGCTGCGATCCGCTGGCTGTTGATCTCTGTGTTGGCCAAGTGGTCCACCATCTTCTCCAGTGGCTCAGCTGTAGGAGACAGACAAGGAGGCATCAGCATCCCCAGGCATAGCTATATTTGGGTACTGAGGATCAGAACCACACTGCTCACCTTCAACTCATCAAACCAGACAACTTAGTGTCCTACTGGGCCCCAGCAAGCCCGCCTGTCTAGCCACCCAACCATAGAAACTCACCACCCCAGAAGCCAGCCCTGATATGAGGAGTATAAGAAATTATGCAGAGGTAGCTGCAtatgatggctcatgcctgtaatcccagctgaggagtagaggctgaggcaggaggattacaagttcaaagccagtctcagcaacttagcaagtttctaagcaacttagcaagaccctacctcaaaataaaaagtaaaaagagggctgaggatgtagctcagtggttaagcactcctggattcaattcctggtaccaaaaaaagagggaggggggggggaaagaaagaaaagaaattatccaGAGGTGAAGGGGAATTCCCCAATAAGAGGACTATAAAGGCCAGTCAGGGATGGAAGGCAGCAATGAATGGGCTACTAAGCAGGCTATTGCTGTGGGCAATGGAGGATCAGTGCCTACTGGGGGATCTTAGAAGATAGGGTGAACATGCTTCAATAGGGTCCACCCAGGGACAAAAGACTAAGAACCTGGGAGAGTGAACCCAACTCCTGTCTGCTGTTCCCAGGGCATCTGGGGCTGCCTCTCAGCTGGAAGGATGCAGATACACATACTGGAACAATGCATCCCAGGCACATGGTGTTTGGGATCCCAACCAATCACAGACCTGCAACTGCCTCATTGATTCAGGGTGTTCAGTGGTTACCACCATTATCACAGGTACCAGGTGCTGAGTGCTCCCTCTGTGCCAAGCATGACTTTATCTCAGTTCTTATACAAACCCTAGAAGGTAGGTTACCTTTACCTTTATAGGAGGGAAACAGATTGCTAGTAAGTGGGGGGCCACATATCTGGCACCACACCCAGCCTTCCACCATGGGGTGTAAAGACCACCCGAGCCCCTGTGCTCATGCACCAAACACTAAGTGTTGGTGGCCTGGGAGCTCATCACAGCTCCATTCACACACCTTCCCTCTGAGCCCACCAGACTTATAGCTCTGAAGACCAGCTGAATGCTGTCACTCTCTAGGCCAAGCCTTTGGTCCTGGCCTCTTGACTGAGCTATAAACATGGATTTCCTCCTGTCCATCTAATAAGTTCCTCAAATTCAGCTCAGTTTTCCCCCAAAGCCTGTTGCTCTCAGCTTTTCTTCATAGTTGGAATCACCATTCACCTGTGTTTCAAAATCCAAATCTAGAACTCagtctttaatttcctttgtacCATGAACATTCAACCCACGAGTGATCCTCATCATCTTCATCTTGCAAATCTGGCCAAGTCAGCACACAATGCTACCACTGTGTTGACAGCAAGATGCTATTGTCTGGAACAGACCGTACCATATCAGCTTCTTCCTGTGACCAGCTCTTAGTTCCTAAACCCCTTTCAGAAAGGTTCTCCCTGAACCCCACTTCAGATAGCCTCTCCTCCAGCCAAGGACAGGGAATGGAAGACTGTGGTCTGAGGGTTAAATTTGGTTCAcagcctgtttttataaataaaattttattggaacacagccatgctcatTTATCCGCCATGGTCTATGGCAGCTCTCATGCTGCAATGACTGAGTTGAGTAGTGGTGATAGAGACCATATGgttacaaagcctaaaatatttaccgtctggccttttacagaaaaagttcaCTGATGCCATTAtcatcattactattattattttgtctccACATCAGGACCTGGTCTTTTCTTGTCTATTCATTATTTGCTTATGTATTTTCTGTGTCTCCCACTTAATTTTTAGCTCCATAAGAAGACTTTTCTTGTTTACTGTTGTGTCACCAATTCTTGAAAGTGTGTCCTTGCACACAGTAAGTACTTCATAAGTGAGTGGCAAATGACTCAACCTTTCTAAAGCTCCTGAAGACCACTACATGTGATTCAACTGCAGGGGAAGCAGATGAGAGCTAACCTCATATGCATGTCCTTGGCCTTGCTGATCACAAACATACTATTTCTGAGTCACCAAGCTGCAATTCTATAAGTCAGACCACCTGTGGGAATCCAGAGCAGGGCCTCAATATGGGGGCTGGAGGCATTGTGCAAGAAGAAATGCTGGGTCCCTTGAGCCATGTTTTACTTGCCTCTTCAGGTCACAAGATGCCCTGAAAAGTGCTGCCCACACCACCTTATATAAGAACTGCTATTTTTAGTTTGCAAACCTAGAGGATTATCAGTGACACTCTGAGCCATCCTGCCATGACTGAGCACCAGATCCCTGGCTGATGGACAATTTTgcaaaaacaagaaccatatctCTTAACATTCCAGAGTGCCACCTCCAAGTTCCACCAGGCTGTGGGCTGGGAGCCCTGGGATGTTTGGATAATTTCTCTACATAAATGAGTCAGAATAGAGCAGAGGAGGGAGACTCAAAAAGGACAGTGACTACTGTGTGGCAGAGACAACTGAAGGCCCTTACGAGCAAGGTCTATCCAAACAATGAATACGCAGATCAAAATGAGCTAATGGCAACACATAAAGAGTGAAAAAAGGGAACCTCAGAACAGTGTATGTCATGGGACGCCAGGTGTGCAGAAGCTGCATAACATCTAAAAAGTTGTTTGACTGTTTTTTTGCCAGACATGCataagttactttttaaaaattttttaatttatttttttacttatatatgacagaggaatgcattacaattcttattacacatatagagcacgatttttcatatctctggttgcatacaaagtatatccacaccaatttgtgtctttatacctgtactttggataataatgatcatcacattccaccatcattaataaccccatgccccctccctacccctccaacccctctgccctatctagagttcatctgttcctcccatgcttcttcttcctatcccactatttaaccaatcccaaaaaaccaaatgctgaatgttttctttaacatctaaaaagtttttaaaaaatgcatgagaATAAAAACAGATGGTAGGGAGCCTCATTAGGATggctactatttaaaaaaaataataacaagtggtggtgaggatgtggagaaattggaaatcCTGTGCACTGTGGTGGGAATACAGACTGGTGTGGCGTctgtggaaaacaatatggaggttcctctagaaattaaaaatagaattaccatctGATCCAGGAATCCTACTTCTGGGTTTCTATCCAAAAGGACTGAGAGCAGAGACTTGAAGAAATATCTCACTCCCATACTCAACACCatcattcacaataaccaagaagtggaagcaacccaagtgccctcagcagatgaatgggtaaacatAACGTGGTCcatacatataatggaatattatttggctttaaaaaggaagggaattctaATGCATGCTACTGCATGAATGAATCTGGAAGATATGAAGTGAAATAAGATAGTGATAAGATAGCAAATATTGCAGGATTCCACTTAGATGAAGTATCTAAAGTGGTCAGATTGATAGACAGAAAACGGTTGCCAGGGGTCATGGGCATTGTGGGAGTTTCTAATGGGCCAgagtttcaattttaaaagatgaaaaagttcatttttttcacaACAGTGGAAATATTTAACAGTACAGAaccacacatttaaaaatgattaagatggtaAAATGAAACCAAGGCCAGGAGAAAGTGACCTTGGGGAAGGGGATCTAGATGTGACCaggaatggggtgggggtgtcCTCACATAGGATTTCACctttatctgtgttttatttattttgttagaaaAAGGCAGCAACAAATGTGATGAAATCCAATACCCATCAATTCCAGAaagtaaaaacatttctttttttttttcattttaattttaaagtccttcaaaagaataaaatgataggACAACATCTGGATCAAGTTCTGGGCTCTACAGGCTGGAGACAGTGAGTGGAGCCAGGCAGGCCTCTCAACGGGACACTAGGCTGAGTCTGGCAAGGAGATGGCACAGCATGGGGACCTAGGCATCTGTGGGAGATGCCAGGAGCCCTGAAGAAGGAAGACCACGTTTTCCCCCAGTACCCTGGTGTGTCAAGAAGCCTGGTGCCAGCAGAACCCTGCCACCGCTCTAGAACAAAGCCTAGCACATTCAGCGTGGAGTCAGAGTGGCTCTGAGCTTGGAGGACAGGAGGCTCTTACCCAGCCCTGTGGGGATTGGTGCACTCCAGAGGCTGGCTTGCCCAGGTCCACCTCCCACAGACACAGCCCACAGAGGAAGTGAAGAGCAGTACTCGGGGAGGGCAGAGCTGTGGGCAGAGGTGTCTAGCTGCTGGCAGCAAAATGTGGGCCATGAAGGGCAGGATTATCTGGTGCTGGATGAAAGGGGCCTGGGCCCAAGTTGTCCTGTCCCCACACACTGAACACAGCAGCCAGAGGGGTCTCATGCCCCTCTCCTCTGTGAGCCTACAGAGGGTCTGAGGCTGGGCAGGGGACCAGGCAGACTATGTCCTCCCTGGTGGCTCCCCAACATTTGCCCACACTCCTAATGCAACCGTAGCTTCGTGCACTGGTTAGATGTGACCTGAAGGCTTTTCTTGGTAAATAGGCAGCCCTGAGTCAGATGGGAAATCCTCTTTTATATTGTTCTTGCCAGAGAAGTAAACCACCCTCAGGATAGAGGAGGAGAGAGCTGAGTCCTGTCCCATTCACTTAGGACAAGTCGGCCTCAGGAAGACAATGAAAACGGACCCTTCTGGCAGCATCTGGGCCTTGGAAAATACTTGTGCCAACCCCAGCTTGGCACCCAGGCCACTGACAGAGGGACTGACACTGCTGCAGGGTCAGGGAGTCTGGTAGACAGGGCAATGAGCAGACCCACATCGTCCCTGGAGGTTCAGAAGGGTGGGGGCTCTGGGCTCTGTGATCCCACCACTTTAACAAGGGCTGAAGGTGCTCACAGTGAGTGCTAGGCTTGGGAGCCACATCCTGAGAGTCACAGGATGGCTGTGGATTCTGTGTGGCTAGCGCTCTGTGCATGATAGTTGAAGAGTGATGAGAAATCTAAAATGGGGAACTGAAAATCCATACCAAATCTGGTCCTCTGGCAGCTTTTCCAAATACAGTTGTTTTAGAACACGGCCATGTGCAACACACTGCATGGCTtgcaaaacctaaaaatatttactgtctggacCTTTATGGAAAAGGTTTGCTTCTCTCTAATTTATACCACCACATACTATAAAATGCATAACATACCTACTCCAAGGATCTACCCGATAAACCACACTGGGTTCTGTCCTGATGGAACCCATCTTCTCCTATTGCCCACTTGGGATATAGTTTTTGAGATTACTGAGAGATGTCTGAGGGCCCGAAACCTTGGAAAGTAATAGCCTTTTGGTCTTTCTCTGGGCTTCCTGACTGGGGCCCCACTTTCCCTCCAGGGACCTCAGCCCCAGTCAGGCCCACCCCACCTGACATTACTTTGTGATGTGTCCTGATATCTTACAAGTGCCATGCACTATACTAGGCATCCCTTATAGCAGGGAGTTAGAGACCAGGCCCTTCAATAATGTACTTCCTGGTGGGGAAGCCAGACTAGAAGTGACTCCACAAGGTGTTTTCTGAGAGCCAGTGCTAAGTGCTATGCAGAAAAGGTTCTGCAGAGGGACTGGGGCAGGTGGGGATTAGGAAAGATCTGTGAGGAAGTTACCTCACTGCAACCTGAATATAAGGAAGAAGCCAGTCAAAGTCAAAGATCTGAGAAGTTTTCTAGTTATAGGAAACAGCTCAAGGTGGAGAGTAAGAGAGCCACAGAGGAAGAAGCAATGGGGCCAGGGTGAAATGTAAGGTGGCAGGGGCCAGCAGGGGTCATCCTGCAGGCCTACAGATCAAGGTGAGGATTTGATTTTTCTCCAAGGGCATGAGG from Urocitellus parryii isolate mUroPar1 chromosome 15, mUroPar1.hap1, whole genome shotgun sequence includes:
- the Plekhf1 gene encoding pleckstrin homology domain-containing family F member 1 — protein: MGSEAIGRSWPAQPSGREGTGGPGCWAISLQGAGRGARGAPGRGAEPLEKMVDHLANTEINSQRIAAVESCFGTSGQPLALPGRVLLGEGVLTKECRKKAKPRIFFLFNDILVYGSIVLNKRKYRSQHIIPLEEVTLEPLPETLQAKNRWMIKTAKKSFVVSAASTTERQEWISHIEECVRRQLLATGRQPTTEHAAPWIPDKATDICMRCTQTRFSALTRRHHCRKCGFVVCAECSRERFLLPRLSPKPLRVCSLCYRELAAQKRKEEEAEQDRGSPGQLAHLGGAFCGASSGDDDDSDEDREGSRDGDWPSHVEFYTSGVSWSAFHS